Within Vicia villosa cultivar HV-30 ecotype Madison, WI linkage group LG1, Vvil1.0, whole genome shotgun sequence, the genomic segment GTTCGTCGATGATGGTTGAAAAACAACTCGAACTTAGGTTAAGAAAGAGAGTTCGAAAGACTCAGGATCTAAGACCGAACATAATTAATTCTCGACTTATTTCTTCAAGTAGAAGGAAATAATGAGAATTTTGTTCTTAAGATTCCAATTATTCTTCAAGTAGGAAGATGATTCTAAGATTCATAATGAAGTAGTAACTTCAATGGAACCCTCCTTTTGGAAGGATGGTATCCAAGATGAAATAAATTCAATAATGTCAAACCATACTTGGAACTTGTCGATCTATTTAAAAGATCAAGATCCATTGGATGCCAATGAATGTTTAGAAGAAAGTATCATAAAGATGGTACACTAAACGCCTACAAGTCTAGATTAATAGCCAAGTGTTTAGACAAAAGgaatgtgttaattatttaaacaCATATGCACTAGTAGCAAGGACGACAACAATTAGAGTATTGTTTGCATTAGTTTTGCATGAACTTATAGTTCATCAAAAGGATGTCAAAATGACATTCCTAaaatggagatctcgatgaggagatttacatggagaaaTCAGAAGCTTATATACTTCCTGTTAATGAACAAATAGTGTACAAGCTTGttaaatccttgtatggattaaaacaaacaccgaaacaatgacATTAAAAGTTTGAATTTGTCATTGTAAGATTCTCCGATTAAGGAGGAGACACACAAACTAAAGGGGAGACACACAAGTTAGAGGGAGAATTTTcaatcttatcaaaacaagaattcaaagagtttgtcatcatcaaaaaggggaagattgtgaagaatatatcttatatctagttttgatgaagacaaagattatcaaataagaaaaggatcaaaagtgtcatgcacatcaATGATGTAGTTAATCAAGAAGGTAGAACATAGAAGTTCAAGAGAAtatttgagagaagtgaacataactaagGTACTTATTGCAATtcaaactatttattttaaattgttcataattttatctctcacttcatctaaaaaccttcttgcatcatcatgcatgattatctaaaaagcttcttcatctaattcttgtgataagtgtttgaacacaaagttgtgtaagaatattgtgatattcctttgtctctatgttgattacatgttgatcattaGCAACGAGATGAATGAAAtattagaaacaaagaggtttctaccttccacattcaagatgaaaaatcttgaaatagtggacactcttttcgattaaagtaaagcgaaagagtgggggttgagaaaaccacattcaagatgaaagatcttggactagttgacactcttttggagatcaaagtaatgcaaaaatagtgggggttatgaacttagtcaaagacactttgagaaagttcttgataagttcaaactatcACGTTTTaagaaagtgaatattcaatttgatcttagtgtcaaaatgatgatggaagagATGTGGTTATATTAGAATACGCAAGTGAAATTGGTTTTTTAATGTAATTTGCTAGACCTGACATAGCATTTGCacttagtaaatgagtagatttactagaaatCCAAATGGTGAGCATTGGAAGGCCATCTCAAGAATTttcattatcttttaaaaaccaaaatcttgacctccgttatggtaggtttcctgccatagtagaaggatataccaatatgagttggatatcgagtattggagatcataaatttacaactaagtggatatttacactagttgcgggtgagatttcttggaagagcaagaaacaaacatgtacCACTCTCTTGACTATGAAGCCATAGTGTGTGGATCTTGCTTCCACTACTCAAGAAGTTGAATGGTTGaaggaccttctgttggaagttccattggctaaagacaatgtttcaaaggtgttaacacaatgtgaTAATCAAGCCAATTTATCAAGAGAATTCAGATATGTGTAAAATGAAAAGTCTGGGCACTAAGGCCTTAGACATtctttcgtgagaaaattgattaaagatgtaatcatttcattcatatataTACTATCGATCTATAATTTTGAATGATTCATTTACTAAACTACTAGCCAGGGATTTAGTAAAGACAACCTCAAGAGgtgtgaggttgaaactccttgaataagtgttccaacaatgatagcaacccaatctgaagttaatacatcttaacctaagattcaatgggtaacaacaaatcgttgatttggaagttggtgcaacattttgtgacaatgttgactattatataattgagggttgagtttttttagaaactcttaatgaagttctatatcgaggaggatatgtatctcaagaaatagatacaaattgaacttcacctatatgaatttcgagatggtgccgtcttaaagtgagagttggagtttctctcatgaaaaattcatgaaaacaggaaaagcacatggccataaatagtgctaggcgagatatgtaggcgaagaacctttaaagagtgtgtgtatagtaacgccggtctgatcacatgggataacggttcaaagcatagctacctaacgttccgattaggctttgcgttgtctttactaaggttaagttcaaatcaaAATAAACCTAACTATATTAacactcttttgctttctatatattggaattgtacttgtcattattagaacaagtgggagattgttgtaaattattaataataattaataatataatagttattctaaaatgacaagagaagtggatttgaaaaatggcaacacttcatgaagtgttgtagAATGAAACCATGCAACTCTTGAAATGTGTTGTTATAGGCCAATCATTATGACTTTTGGTAAAAGagattgtttcaccaagggtcgctaccttgtgaaacaataccaaTATGACCTATAAGTAATTCATTATGAATTGAGAAATTCATATCACAAAAAATCGAAAATCCTCTAAAATAATTCCAGAGccctcttcgctacattcgagttttcgccggtcttgcgcaaactcgataaggctgaattatcttgggtattcctgcgtagaaactccaagacaaattgggagtgcttgaaatactataaggaaagtgtttcgtacacgattctagcctcgattccattcggtttAAATGATTTTTCTAACAATATGCCTACGTCATCATCATCATGACCCTTTTCACCAAACTGTCACGTTAGTGAACGTGTATTTACTTAGCCATCATGACTATGATTTCCCGGAACAATTGTGGGTCACCAAATTAAATCATAATAAagaatgattttatttgatttttaatcaaaaaaaattaagttCCATTTGTCCAGATTGTAGAGAGGCACTAAAACCTCTCCTTCCATGATATATACATCCTCACTCTCTCATTTTTTTCACAACTTCTTTTTCTtcaaaaccctaaaaatttcttCCTTCTCAATCTCCGTCTTCAacctcaaattttaattttttccaaacttcaaaataatggCTTCTTCTTCCACTCCAACGAAACAAGTTTCCATCCCATTTGCTGCTAATGTTACTACACCTACAAAACCAGATGATCGCACCTATGTACTTGAACCACCTTTGGAGAAGGAAAAATCTCTCATTTGGGTTTCCCATGTATTCATCCCTTTCTCAATCTCAGGTAGAACTCATGTGTTATCGGGTCCATTTCCCAAGTCTTTTGAAAAACCTGCTAAACTAAAGGAAAATTTTCTCTTGTTATCGTCGTTGCAAGGCTCGTGCATTTCATAGACAAAGCTTATGAGTTAGGTTTTATGAGTTCGCCCCCAAcatgtttttctttcttctccCACTACTAAACAGGTTGCTTATATCAAATGGTCTGATATAGTAGAGGAAAAGAAAGAGCAAGTCTGGAAAGTCCAGGGTATATACGACTTGATTCAGTTGTCTAGAGTCGGCCCTAAGTACAACCCCAACATGCTCATTTCTACCCTTTTCTTTTGGGAAGGCTCGACTAACACTTTTCATCTCTGTTGCGGGATGATAACTCTAACTCTTTTTGACGTAGTTGCTATCACAGGTCTTCGACCCACTGAGGAGACTTTCGATCCTTCtctcataaacaaaaataaatcatACTTCTCTTTTCCCCGTCCAAGCTATAGTAACTACATTAAGAACCAACATGAAAAACAAATAGAGGAAAAATTTGATTTTGAGCATATCGCTTTCCTGACTCTGGTTATCCTGTTTTGTTTTCTGTGCTTGCTCTTTTAAGGTGGCTAAGAAGTTCATAACCTCTAGAATCAATGAAGCGTGATAAAGTAATTCatcaaatgaaaaagaaagcttGGGCTATCCCGGTGATGAACGGTCCTTCTAATGTTCCAACACCGGCCATCATCCATGTTCTAGTCGGGGTGACGAAGCAACCAACCCGACCTTCTTTATTTGATTTGCTGCAGCCTCAAGGAGGAACCATCCCGATTCTTAAACCCGATGTCAAAATTCTTAGGGATACTCGAGGGGTGTCAAGCACTCCGAGCATCCTACCCTTGGCCTCGGGTATTTCTACTCACATCTTTTTGGCCTAATCAGAATCTCGTACTTTGATGGAGAATCGAGCCTTCATTTAGGAGGATAATTGCTCTTACCTTTCTAATCTAACTGACCAATGGTGGAGCCGGGCTAGGAAGGTTCTCATGACTGATCGACTTCGTAAAAAAAGACATGTACCTGCAGGATTGTGTCCCTGTGGACATTTATTTTGAATAAGTATTTAAATGCCATGTGGacatttatttaaatgaataatagaaaaataaagttGTCTGTACATGCCACATCACCCAATTTGTTGAACAAATTTACTAAagggttaaaaaagaaaaatcttaAAAGTGCACGGatgaaaaatttgaatttttttatagggTTGTTTTTAAATTTGTTCAATATATTAAtccaatatttaatattttgaattgTATACGTGAGATctacaaattaatatttaattgtaataatttcaatattttattgaaaaagacATACTTaccatcaaaacacattaattttaTTCTAAATTAAAGTATATTGGAAtctctatgttttttttttttgacagaaggAATCTCTATGTTATAATATCAAATACAAACATTATTAAAAGAATTCAAAGCAAGTCTTGTACAATGTTAACATATTTGGTCTCTCCTCTCTCATTACCATCTTCTGTAATCTTAATAATTTCCTTCATGTatatagaaatatttttaaaaagtaaaaggaaatttctttatagaccccaATTCTTCTTGATCATCCACGGCGAAATTCCCAAATTGTTCCTATATTTCGGAATTGCATATCTGAAATCACCTTTTTATAAAGTAAAAAAAGGTGGTTTCGGATatgtacttccgaaaacacttttttttttgaaaaaatgtgattttagatatgtacttccgaaataaagttaatttccagaaaaaaggtgaattcggagatgcatctccgaattcacccccttaaAAGAATTTGAATATGTACTTCCGAAAATTTTTCTGATACGGAATTCATAAAACAAACAACAACGTTTCGATTTATTATAAAGCATGgaaattacaaacatcacataaaattaaagttacatattgttaaacacggaaattgattgagaatgatggagattgattgagaaTGATGGAAGTTTTGAAGAGGGTTTGtgatgaaaatgatgaaatagtgaaggagggaaaattgtatatgaacagatttttttcggagatgcatctccgaaaaaatacCTGATAGTTAAATCCAACGTTAATTTTGAATTTTCAGTGCttttgaagatgcatctccgaattctgaaaaaatctgaaaaaaaatatacttcggagatgcatctccgaagcaatGATATTTTTGGCTTTTCAGCAAGGATTCTTCCCATAGGGGGTCTACAAAGAAATTTCCAAATAAAATAAACCATTCAAATGCTCTTTAAGACATAGGAGTATATACTTACAAGTATTCACAAAATATCACTATCTAATTACTAAACACACGCTCACATATTTGTGAACTACACCCCATTTATTATCCATCTTACCAAAAAAGAGAGAGAATCTATCTTCTTATCCTTATAGTTGGAGACCAATAGAAAGCATGCCAGCTGCCATAACAACTGAATAAAACACTAACCTTAATCTTAGCACAAACAAACTGTGTTTCTTCACCTTCACCCATGGCTTCAACTACACTAGGCACTTCTTCAATTGCGTTTCTTCCTTCACGCTACCTTTCTTCCCCTTCTTCCAATCCTTCCATTAACACACTCTCTCTAACCTCAGGTATGTTatcattttcttgtttttttgagGTTATGCAGTAGTGGTGAGAATGGATTAAGAATGACCCATTTCATATATGTTGTTTCTCTGTCTTAAAGTTgtgatttttcttctttttgtgaTGATTTGAATCTAAATTGAATGGTTGGGTTTGTAGGGCAAAGCTGTGGTAGGAAGTTTTGTGGAGGAATTGGAATTAATGGCTTAAAGGGAAAATCTCGGTTTCCTGTTGTCAATGTTGCTACTGAGGTTAACTCTGTAGAACAGGTAGGTACCTAGTCAAGGGATATTCCATTTTAGCAAATTATGGATTGAATTGCATAAGCACTCATAATAAGTGCTTATGCTATAAGCTGTTAgttaagttgtttatccaaacaatGTATCTTGCATAAGCACATGTGCAACTGTTTGGGATGTCATGTCCATAAGCTATTTTCAGCTTATATCTATAAGCTCTCTGAAATAGTTATGAAAACAGCTTATAGCTTATACGAAAAAAACTTAACTTAATTTTATCATTAGTTATCAGTGTTGTCGATGGCTGATGGCGGTccatggcggagagccaaaatcccgccatacCGGCCGCTTTGCGGCGCCGTTATTGCGGATTATGGCGGAAAAACCTGCAATGGCGGCCCATATTTACCATTGCGGAGAGCCCAAAAACCGCCATGTATCATAGCGGCCATGGCGGGGCAATTTGATAACACTGCTAGTTATAGAAGCTACTTTTATATAAGCACTTATATAATAAATGCTTATGCTATAAGCTGTTAgttaagttgtttatccaaacaatGATGTTCAAATACTTGATATTCGGATAAgcttttgtttttcaaaagccTTCTCATTCAACTTATTTAGAAAGACTTTTCTTTTAGTGAAGAATCATAATCTTATTTTATCTGAGTAACACCTTTAAGCTATTCTGATGATTATATGTCAACTATGAACTTTTGATATCCAGGGTCTGAATACTATTGCGAAAGAAAGCCAGAGGCCAGTGTACCCTTTTGCTGCTATAGTTGGACAGGATGAGATGAAGCTTTGCCTTCTGCTTAACGTGATCGATCCTAAGATCGGAGGTGTGATGATAATGGGGGATAGAGGAACCGGGAAATCCACAACGGTTAGGTCATTGGTCGATTTACTTCCCGAAATCAAGGTTGTTTTTGGTGATCCTTATAACTCAGACCCAGAAGATCCAGAAGTGATGGGAATTGAAGTGCGAGACCGAGTAATAAAAGGGGAGCAACTTTCCATTGTGTTGAGCAAAATCAACATGGTTGATTTGCCTTTAGGAGCTACAGAAGATAGGGTTTGCGGTACAATCGATATCGAAAAAGCTCTGACTGAGGGTGTCAAGGCGTTCGAGCCTGGACTACTCGCGAAAGCTAATAGAGGAATCTTATATGTCGATGAAGTTAATCTTTTGGATGATCATTTAGTTGATGTGTTGTTGGATTCTGCTGCATCAGGTTGGAACACAGTGGAGAGAGAAGGTATTTCAATCTCGCATCCGGCTCGGTTTATCCTAATCGGTTCGGGAAATCCCGAAGAAGGAGAGCTCAGGCCACAACTGCTTGATAGGTTCGGTATGCATGCTCAAGTGGGGACTGTTAGAGACGCTGAACTGAGAGTGAAGATTGTAGAAGAGAGAGCTAGGTTCGACAAGAACCCGAAGGACTTTCGAGAGACTTACAAAGCCGAGCAAGAGAAGCTCACGGAACAGATCACCTCAGCAAGGAGAGTACTTTCTTCCGTTCAAATCGATCAAGATCTGAAAGTGAAAATCTCGAGGGTGTGCGCAGAACTGAACGTGGATGGATTGAGAGGAGACATTGTATCAAATAGAGCTGCAAAAGCTTTGGCTGCTTTGAAGGGAAGAGACAAAGTGAGTGTTGAGGATATTGCTACTGTCATCCCTAACTGCTTGAGACACCGTCTTAGAAAGGATCCTTTGGAGTCGATAGACTCGGGCTTACTTGTCACTGAGAAATTTTACGAAATATTCAGCTGAATgcgatagatagatagataaaaCATTCTCTCAGCTCTGGTATTTGTTTAGATTGTAACCTTTCCTATCGCGGAATTTTATTGTCTTTAAACATGAGTAACATTCATAAATTCCTTGCATACAAGATATTCTAAGCCTTTACTAGAAACATAAATGCAGTACAATTTCATCTGgaaaattttcttcaaagttaAAGAGACATAAATAAAGTTACAATTGCGAATGATTCCTCTGTAGTATTTTAGTGTCATTTTCGGTAACTCCTCCCCATATTTTAGGTCTTTGCTCTAGAAAATCCGGCGGCCGCCGAAGTAAGAGGGTAGCAGCTCTAATTAAGATGGAAGCAGTTATGGCCCATATCACATACTTTTTATTGTCTACCTCATAATCAAAATAATGTACAAGATACTTCTCTTCCATCCATTCTTTTTCCTCTGCTCTTCTATTATCATTCTGCATTCAAACATAATGTAAGAAATTAAGTTCCTTTGCATTTGATCACTTTCACGTTGAAGGCTAAATAAATTTAACACCAATAAACATTAGAGTGCAAAACTTTAAGTGAGATAAGAACCTTGAGGAACATCTCCAAGGGGACATCGAATATGGCTTCAACTTCAGCTGAATCTAAAACTGGCGAAAATGCATCCTTGTTGGACAGTATTCCAACCACCGGTATTATTGTGATGCCGTACTGCAATTAAAATAACTCTGTAAGGGAACTAACTTGTGAAATGGCTAACATAGACAGTTCATAGTTTTATTTACAAGATCAATGTTTCTGTCCAATTCCATAGGTCAGTGATCATGCACGAGGGAAGTTAGTATGATACCGGTAATACTCAACAATAGCTGAATTGAACACAATCTATCGTGTTCTTCGGTATGTGTACATTATATCTTTACCTAAAACCTTTAGATATTGAAGGCTCTATAGTGTCAAAGTCAATATACTTGAATACTACTATACCTTAACCGCCATTAACAATTACTATCTAAATTTTGATACTACTTGTTGGGAAATATGATAGCAAAAATggactaataaataaataagtgttGTCTATGGCTAATGGCGGTCCATGGCAGAGTGCCAAAATCCCGCCATACCGACCACTTTGCCATGCTGTTATAGCGGATTATGGTGAAAAAAACATGCAATATCATTTGATATTTACCATTGTGGCGAGGCTAAAAACCACCGCGTATATTGCTATAGTGGCCATGGCGctgctattttttcttctttatgtgCTCTGGTTTTCAGGGGAATGAGGCCCTAGTAATCCAGTTTTTAGAGGAATGGGGCCCTAATAATCCAGCTCGTGCCGAGAGGTTATGGCACTGGTCAAATATTGTTTCTACCAAGAATCGAATTCGATATTCCCCGAACCTTCGTCCTTAGCAAGAGCTCGTTTACCACTCGAGCCTGTTATTTGATAACACTAACCAGATCACCTAAAAACCATTCCCATCCATTCACACTTAGATGAccttgttattttaaggtccaaCTTCAACCCATTAAAATgcatcaaaaatttaaaaaatgagatAAAGGTTTTAAAAAATGGCCGCGGTCGCGTTGCGGCTTTCGCGATTTCGGTCGGTATAGGTGTTGTGTTGCAAATAAAGGTCATCGCAGTGTGAATTTCTCTCGGCATTGCACAAAAGAGAATTCCGATAAAAAGACTAGGATTCCTATAAAAGTAGTGTGATTTCATTCTTacaataaaacaaaattttaagttcaaaatttcaaaattttgattCATTTAAAAGTCATTTGATTTGtacttttcaaataattttttgtcAATAAAAGTGTGTAAACGACTTTAACGGTGCTTCGCTTGTGAAACGGTGTTTTGTCGCGGTTGTAACGGTGTTTTGTCTGTGATTTTTTTCTCAGGCTTAAAACGGGGAATAACAGTATCGGAAGGCTCCGATACCGTTTTGTCGCGGCCGTATTCGCGGTCACAGACCGTTTTTTAAAACCTCAGGTCGTCTTAAGTTTTCGAAGATCCCGTCTATCTTAACCACGATTAAAGAGTGGGAAATCAAATAAAGACCCTATTTTGTCCTAGTTTAACTGCGACAAATAGTTTATGATGCCTTTTTAATAGGAGCTTAAATGATCTGCCCTCAAAGACGGCATGCTGCTAGATGATAAAAAGTGAGTACCTTAGTATGAAAGGGTTCAAGAAGAGTAACAACAGTAACAAGAGAAGGGTCTAATCCAATCTCCTCTTTAGCTTCTCTCAAGGCAGTTTGAACATCATCAGCATCACATTCATCTCTCTTCCCACCTGGCAAAGCAACCTCACCtgcaaccaaaccaaaccaaatcattaGAGAGTTACCACAACGAGGGTAAATATGGAAATGGATTCACCAAACTAACCAGCGTGTGTTGAGAGAGAAGAAGCACGCTGCGTCAGAATAACTCGCAAATTCCCATCTTGTCCTTCAAACAAACAAATCAGAACCGCTGCTCTTTTATTGGGTTTGGAATTTGAAATCTCTTGGAGTGAATTGGTGGACATGGAATTGGAATTTGAATTGGATGATGATTGGATTTGGAGATGATGAAGCAGAGTTTGTAACCTTTGTTGTGAACCTCGTACCTCGTTGTTTGTCGTGTTTGAAGCCATTAAGGAAACGAAAAAAGATCTTCAAACAGACATAGCAAAGAGGTGGAACATGGAAGTTGGAAAAACAGAGGTGACAAGGCTCGTGTGTTTGTGAGATTACTAGACTACATTAAACTATTGTTATTGTCATTTGTCAATTTCTCTTGTAAGGTTAGTTTAGTTAGGTTGGTATCTTCCTTTCCATTATATATGGTCAAAAATTGTACATAAGTCACCTAACTATATTATCATTTTGTAATTCTATTTCATatgaattaattcattttgattcTCTTTCCTTTTCGATTCTTCACCACCTTTCGATCTGGATAGAGTAATATAATATCAGAGTCTATTGATCGAATCACTTTTACTATTTATTTCACACATTAAATTTAATAATGTTGAGTTTGAGAGGGTTTATTGGTAAAATCAAATCTAACGTATTGAAAATTTGGACGGATCTTAGTTTATATATGCACTAAGTTCAATAGTGATAAACTATAAAGGGGTATATATtgagaaaaaaattcaaattctacGTTGGTTAGAGATACAACATAGAAAAAAAGTTTATGAAGAGTAGCACATCGTAACTTATAAGTTGATTTTATAGGGATAAGTTAGATCAAACTCAACTTTTAATGTGTATCAATATAATAAACATATTTTTCTTGTAAAGAAGATGTGTTCATGCGTTTTAGTTTGGTTTTGATGAACACAAAAGTCTATCATAGAAGAAAGATCAAATATCAAATTTGTGTAAAGTTTTGGATTTCAATGAAATTGAATCATAGACCAAAGTACAATGTCCAATTTAGTTGTTATAAGATTTATGTGCTCCAGAATTAGTCATAAACTTTTAAGCATGCATAAGTTTCATAATTGCATTTTAACTTAGAAGTTTTCAAGTTTTTATtagggtaaatcgatttacattgGTTCTGTTTGAACAAAATTTTGGTTTTCAAAAGAGAGTAATCCATTAATATGTCAAGTAAATCAATTTACCATTTCAATTTCCAACTATGTAAATCGATTAACCAAGCTATGCCAATCAATTAACCTAGtgtttttttcacatttttgtgaATGTTTAGGAATGGCCAATCGATTAACATCATTAGGTAAATCGATTTAACTCTGTAGCTTTTGAAAACATATGAAATAATGTGATGCCTTTTCATACCATTCTTTCATGAATCATTTTCCTAATGCATTGCAAATTATTTATGATTATTTTCAAGCATTACAAGTCTTCTCAAAAAGGTGTCTTGTGATGTATAAATAGTAGAATAATTTGATAGAAGTTTTTCACCTTTTTAATGAACAATTTTCATCTGTTTCACGTGTCACTAAAATATTAACAGATAAACTTTTTCCTGAATAATTTCCAATCATATGTGAAAAAGTTTAGTGAAAACACTTGAGCACTTAAATGTTTATATCATCTTGATTTGTTCATCCAATTTTCAACTATGTAAATCGATTAACCAAGCTATGCCAATCGATTAACCTAgtgtttttttcatatttttttgaaCGTTGAGGAATGGCTAATCGATTAACATCATTAGGTAAATCGATTTAACTCTGTAGCTTTTGAAAACATATGAAATAACGTGATGCCTTTTCATAACATTCTTTCATGAATCATTTTCCTAATGCATTGCAAATTATTTCTGATTATTTTCAAGCAATGCAAGTCTTCTCAAAAAGGTGTCTTGTGATGTATAAATAGTAGAATAATTTGATAGAAGTTTTTCACCTTTTTTATGAACAATTTTCATCTGTTTCACGTGTCACTAAAATATTAACAGAGAAACTTTTTCCTGAATAATTTCCAATCATATGTGAAAAAGTTTAGTGAAAACACTTGAGCACTTAAATGTTTATATCA encodes:
- the LOC131644904 gene encoding magnesium-chelatase subunit ChlI, chloroplastic translates to MASTTLGTSSIAFLPSRYLSSPSSNPSINTLSLTSGQSCGRKFCGGIGINGLKGKSRFPVVNVATEVNSVEQGLNTIAKESQRPVYPFAAIVGQDEMKLCLLLNVIDPKIGGVMIMGDRGTGKSTTVRSLVDLLPEIKVVFGDPYNSDPEDPEVMGIEVRDRVIKGEQLSIVLSKINMVDLPLGATEDRVCGTIDIEKALTEGVKAFEPGLLAKANRGILYVDEVNLLDDHLVDVLLDSAASGWNTVEREGISISHPARFILIGSGNPEEGELRPQLLDRFGMHAQVGTVRDAELRVKIVEERARFDKNPKDFRETYKAEQEKLTEQITSARRVLSSVQIDQDLKVKISRVCAELNVDGLRGDIVSNRAAKALAALKGRDKVSVEDIATVIPNCLRHRLRKDPLESIDSGLLVTEKFYEIFS
- the LOC131644905 gene encoding nudix hydrolase 15, mitochondrial-like, coding for MASNTTNNEVRGSQQRLQTLLHHLQIQSSSNSNSNSMSTNSLQEISNSKPNKRAAVLICLFEGQDGNLRVILTQRASSLSTHAGEVALPGGKRDECDADDVQTALREAKEEIGLDPSLVTVVTLLEPFHTKYGITIIPVVGILSNKDAFSPVLDSAEVEAIFDVPLEMFLKNDNRRAEEKEWMEEKYLVHYFDYEVDNKKYVIWAITASILIRAATLLLRRPPDFLEQRPKIWGGVTENDTKILQRNHSQL